The genomic interval CAGAACCGTGTGACCCTTGCGGTGCAGGGTCACGATCTGCCCCAGCACCTGTTTGACGCCGGGAAAGTCGAGGTTCGAAAAGGGTTCGTCGAAAACGATCACCCGCGGCCCCATCGCCAGGACCCCGGCGATGGCCAGACGCCGCTTCTCCCCGCCCGAAAGGTGGTGCGGGCTCTGGTCGGCAAAGCCCTCCAGACCCACGTCGGCCAATGCCCGGCGCACCCGCCGGTGGATTTCGGCGCCCGTCAGTTTCAGGTTTTCCGGCCCGAAGGCCACATCGTCATAGACCGTTTCGCCCACGATCTGGCTGTCGGCATCTTGAAAGACCATCCCCACCCGCTGCCGGGCGCGCCGCAGATCGGCCGCCACCGCCACCCCGTCGACGGTCACGCTGCCCGTGGTGGGGTGCAGCAGCCCGTTTAAGTGCCGCAGCAGGGTGGTCTTGCCGGAACCGTTGGGGCCGCAGATCACGACGAAGCTGCCGGCCGCGATGGCGAGGTCAACGGCCTGCAGGCCGATGCGGCCGTCGGCAAAGCGATGGCTGAGATTTTCGATGGTGATGATATCCACCGCCTTCTCCATCTGCGGGGAAATGCCAAACTTGATGAACCGGTAAAAGACAAGAACAAGACGGTTTCGAAAAAAGCATTTTACCCCGCGCTACGGTGTTTGTCAGAAAGGAACTTTGCCCGGCGTCCCGGTAATAGACCGGGATTTACAACTCCCATTGGTCTGTGTTCATTTTCTTGTGCGGACAAGAAAACGAACCAAAAGAAGCCGCCCGCCTCCCGGGGCCCTTCGGGCTGCCCTGCGCTTCTCGCAGCCGGCGGGCCCTGTGTGGAACTCGCTTGCGCTCAAACAGCCACAGGGCTTTTATCGCCGGCTGCTGCGATGCTCGGCCCGGGACGACGGGACATAAAACGCCTGCTGCACCAGGCGATCAAAATCCGGCTGTGGTCTTTGAAAAACGCCCTATCTGCGGGGATTGGCGGTTGATTTCCTTAGAATCCCAAACTACGGCGCGCAAATCTCAGCGGCGTGAGGCGTATTCATCTACGCCGCAGCGACTTCGAGACGCAGCGCAACGCGGAAATTGGGCTTTTCACGGAACTGTCAAACTTTGCTAGCCGCGGACCACCGGCCGCAGGGCGCGCGCGATGGGCACCGCGGCCGCAATCTTGAGGGCGTCGCCGATTAAGAAGGGCAGCACGCCGGTGGCCAGGGCCTTCTCGAAGCTCAGCTGGGTCCAGACCTTCAGCCAGGTGGCGCCCAGGGCATAGATCACCGCCGTCCCGAGCACCATGGCCAGCACGTCCCAGAAGGCCCGCCGGCCGTGCCGACGGGAGATCAGACCGATCAGGTAGACCGCCGGCAGAAACCCCACAAGGTAGCCGCCGGTGGGGCCGGCATACTTTGCCAGCCCGCCGCTGCCGCCGGCAAAAACCGGCAGTCCGAAGGCCCCGGCCAGCAGGTAGAGTCCCACGCTGGCCGTTCCCCAGCGTGGCCCCAGGAGCAGGCCCGCCAGCATGATGAACAGGTTCTGGAGAACGATGGGCACCGGTCCCACCGGGATAACGATATACGCCCCGGCCGCCATCAGGGCCGCCATCAGGGCGGTGTAAACCGTCATGCGCAAGTTTTTGGCCATATTCAGGCAGTCCCTCGCGACAGGTGGTGAAAACAGTCACCATAGATGATTTTGCGCACCGCCCCGGCGTTGTCCTCCAGAATCAGGGCGCCGTTTTCGTCCACATCCCGGGCGAGACCCTCGGCGGTTTCGCGGGTGGTGACGATGCGCACCCGGCGACCGAGGGTGGCACTCTGGGTTTTCCACTCGGCGATGACATCCGCCAGTTCCGGTTGCTGGAGCCGGTGCTCGAGGCTGTCGAGAAAGCAGGCCAGCAGCTCGCGGCGGGAAACCGGGCGGCCCAGCAGGGTCGCCAGGGATGTGGCCATGGGTTCGTCGGCGGACGGGTCGTGGTTGACGTTAATGCCGATGCCGATGTTGATGAAGGCCGCCAGGTCGCCTTCGGCCTCCATCTCCGAGAGCATCCCGCAAAGCTTGCGCTCGGCCACCAGGATGTCGTTGGGCCACTTGACCTTGGC from Desulfobacteraceae bacterium carries:
- a CDS encoding energy-coupling factor ABC transporter ATP-binding protein codes for the protein MDIITIENLSHRFADGRIGLQAVDLAIAAGSFVVICGPNGSGKTTLLRHLNGLLHPTTGSVTVDGVAVAADLRRARQRVGMVFQDADSQIVGETVYDDVAFGPENLKLTGAEIHRRVRRALADVGLEGFADQSPHHLSGGEKRRLAIAGVLAMGPRVIVFDEPFSNLDFPGVKQVLGQIVTLHRKGHTVL
- a CDS encoding biotin transporter BioY, whose amino-acid sequence is MAKNLRMTVYTALMAALMAAGAYIVIPVGPVPIVLQNLFIMLAGLLLGPRWGTASVGLYLLAGAFGLPVFAGGSGGLAKYAGPTGGYLVGFLPAVYLIGLISRRHGRRAFWDVLAMVLGTAVIYALGATWLKVWTQLSFEKALATGVLPFLIGDALKIAAAVPIARALRPVVRG